Proteins encoded within one genomic window of Thioploca ingrica:
- a CDS encoding transposase, with protein MKPGDALGATGAGYTPPLPNSILTGLFMITRGAEALQSQASGLKNFKGTAIHDGWSPDFNFEPARPVLGDAPVRRERAGLTEKGSLWAEQMHEFLLDLYNRPPPIVAAAEVRQHYHIILTPAALEEPPPQAGKRGKPKQSTGRNGLNRLKTYEEGVLALALEAGVPFTTNPAERDLRLAKVKQPVSGGFRTTSGADVSARLPGVVSTVRPPGLKVFDTRDDWLARCGQLRGR; from the coding sequence ATGAAACCGGGGGACGCGTTGGGGGCAACCGGCGCTGGCTACACCCCGCCGCTACCAAACAGCATCCTGACTGGTTTATTCATGATAACCCGTGGCGCCGAGGCACTCCAAAGCCAAGCTTCGGGGTTGAAGAATTTCAAAGGCACAGCGATACACGACGGTTGGTCGCCGGATTTCAACTTTGAACCGGCACGGCCGGTTCTGGGCGATGCACCCGTGCGGCGCGAACGGGCGGGTTTAACGGAGAAAGGTTCTCTCTGGGCGGAGCAGATGCACGAGTTTCTGCTCGACTTGTACAACCGGCCACCCCCGATTGTAGCGGCAGCGGAAGTACGCCAGCACTACCACATTATTCTTACCCCAGCGGCGCTGGAAGAACCTCCTCCGCAAGCGGGTAAGCGAGGTAAACCCAAGCAATCCACTGGTCGCAATGGGCTTAACCGGCTGAAAACATATGAAGAAGGGGTGCTCGCTTTGGCCTTAGAGGCCGGCGTCCCGTTCACAACTAACCCGGCTGAACGGGACTTACGCCTGGCCAAGGTTAAACAACCGGTTAGCGGAGGCTTTCGTACTACGTCAGGCGCTGATGTTTCCGCGCGCTTGCCAGGGGTCGTTTCAACTGTCCGCCCGCCGGGCTTGAAGGTGTTTGACACCCGAGACGATTGGTTGGCCCGTTGCGGTCAACTGAGGGGTAGGTAG
- a CDS encoding TPR repeat-containing protein, with protein MQLVNNKLFLLNFSLVVVFYLVGCANAESQFQRGMVAYQQQNFTKATQYFQTAAQQDHILAQYYLGILHSEGAGVIQDFAQAARWYRQAAEHGLVAAQDALGTLYQQGQGVTKNATQALKWFKQAAQQNYAPAQYHLGQLYYHNATPDFTKALQWFQQAASQKYAPANYQLGMMYEKGQGVTANLLQAQQKYQLAAQQGHSHAQLKLGLMYYQGQAVSQNLAEAAQWFQQAAQQGLAQAQFNLGLLYRQGKGLTQNSTQAVQWFQQAAAQGLVAAQFNLAEMYLKGEGVNRDFNQAAQWFQPAAEQQHLPAQFYLGTLYEMGKGVSQNVITAAKWYRRAAEQGYTPAQFRLGLMYYDGKGLTQAFTEAARWFGKAAQQGYDKAQNNLGLLYYEGKGVTQDFTQAAHWYRQAAEQGNVDAQVNLAVLYKKGQGVPQDLTAAARWFRQAAAQGDLIAQSALQDLNK; from the coding sequence ATGCAACTGGTCAATAACAAATTATTTTTACTTAATTTTAGCTTAGTTGTGGTGTTTTATTTAGTGGGTTGTGCTAATGCTGAGAGCCAATTTCAACGTGGTATGGTTGCTTACCAGCAACAAAATTTCACGAAAGCAACCCAATACTTTCAAACAGCGGCTCAACAAGATCATATTCTGGCACAATACTACCTGGGTATCTTGCACTCTGAAGGTGCCGGGGTTATTCAAGATTTTGCTCAAGCCGCACGATGGTATCGTCAAGCCGCTGAACACGGTTTAGTAGCGGCACAAGATGCTTTAGGTACTTTGTATCAACAGGGGCAGGGGGTAACTAAAAATGCGACTCAAGCACTAAAATGGTTTAAGCAAGCTGCTCAGCAGAATTATGCCCCAGCACAATATCATCTGGGACAACTCTACTACCATAATGCCACCCCAGATTTTACTAAAGCGTTACAATGGTTTCAGCAAGCGGCTAGCCAAAAATATGCACCGGCCAATTACCAATTAGGGATGATGTATGAAAAAGGTCAAGGGGTGACTGCCAACCTTCTTCAAGCTCAACAAAAGTACCAGCTTGCCGCACAACAAGGTCATTCTCATGCTCAACTTAAATTAGGATTGATGTATTATCAAGGTCAAGCGGTTTCTCAAAACTTGGCTGAAGCAGCCCAATGGTTTCAGCAAGCTGCTCAGCAAGGGCTAGCCCAAGCGCAGTTTAATTTGGGCTTACTCTACCGCCAAGGTAAAGGGCTTACTCAAAATAGTACTCAAGCAGTACAATGGTTTCAGCAAGCCGCAGCACAAGGACTAGTAGCCGCTCAATTCAATTTAGCAGAAATGTATTTGAAGGGCGAAGGCGTTAATCGAGACTTTAACCAAGCGGCACAATGGTTCCAACCCGCAGCTGAACAACAGCATTTACCGGCTCAATTTTACTTAGGAACCCTGTATGAAATGGGTAAAGGAGTTAGCCAAAATGTGATAACTGCGGCTAAATGGTATCGTCGTGCCGCCGAGCAAGGATACACTCCAGCCCAATTTAGATTAGGATTAATGTACTATGATGGTAAAGGACTCACCCAAGCTTTTACTGAAGCGGCGCGCTGGTTTGGCAAAGCCGCTCAACAAGGTTATGATAAAGCTCAAAACAATTTAGGGTTGCTTTACTATGAAGGTAAAGGGGTTACTCAAGACTTCACGCAAGCTGCCCATTGGTATCGCCAAGCCGCTGAGCAAGGCAATGTCGATGCCCAAGTTAATTTAGCCGTATTATATAAAAAAGGTCAAGGTGTTCCCCAAGATTTAACCGCAGCAGCTCGCTGGTTTCGTCAAGCCGCTGCGCAGGGAGATCTGATTGCTCAATCGGCTTTACAAGATCTTAATAAATAA
- a CDS encoding lipoprotein, whose protein sequence is MSGLWKVASYCLLLMTIVGCSSTPDKPESTVDYKKSQTVPSLEIPPDLTTSSINDELVIPEAGDNQGTTLSEYDNKPTTGQGLSTRNQAKVLPLAKKIQIKHENHTRWLVIQEDASVIWPKVKQFWLENGFTLTTEDPRIGIMETQWAENRADIPQDGIRKFLGKVLGTIYSASTRDKFRVRLERGQDPSTTELYLSHRGAEEVAKGDDWVWQNRPADPELETEMLNRLMVFMGVEPEQANTLLTATNQPPSSVSRSELTPATTGAVNLILREDFEQAWRHIGLALDRLGFTVEDRDKDSSTYSIRYIDPEANGKSSFWNKLFGDKTEPTSQEYFINLLKEANFTRVVVKDNHGQLITSKIAEKILSLLHEQLQ, encoded by the coding sequence ATGTCCGGTCTTTGGAAAGTCGCTAGTTACTGTTTATTACTCATGACGATAGTGGGATGCAGTAGTACCCCAGATAAACCTGAATCTACAGTTGACTATAAAAAAAGTCAAACCGTACCCTCCCTGGAAATACCACCCGATTTAACCACTTCCAGTATTAATGATGAATTAGTCATACCAGAGGCTGGTGATAACCAAGGCACAACGCTTTCTGAATATGATAATAAACCCACTACGGGTCAAGGATTATCAACCCGAAATCAAGCTAAAGTTCTACCTTTGGCTAAGAAGATCCAAATCAAACATGAAAACCATACTCGTTGGCTAGTGATACAAGAGGATGCGAGTGTTATTTGGCCAAAAGTAAAGCAATTTTGGTTAGAAAACGGGTTTACTTTAACCACAGAAGATCCTCGAATTGGCATTATGGAAACCCAGTGGGCAGAAAATCGTGCCGATATTCCTCAAGATGGTATTCGTAAGTTTTTGGGGAAGGTGCTTGGTACGATTTATTCGGCATCAACCCGGGATAAATTTAGAGTACGCTTAGAACGAGGTCAAGACCCGAGTACCACAGAATTATATCTGAGTCATCGCGGTGCTGAGGAAGTCGCTAAAGGTGATGATTGGGTATGGCAAAATCGTCCGGCTGATCCTGAGTTAGAAACTGAAATGCTGAATCGTCTTATGGTATTTATGGGCGTTGAACCAGAACAAGCTAATACCTTATTGACCGCAACCAATCAACCACCCTCCTCGGTTTCACGAAGCGAACTTACCCCCGCTACCACCGGCGCAGTTAACCTCATTTTACGAGAAGATTTTGAGCAAGCTTGGCGGCATATCGGTTTAGCTTTGGATCGACTTGGTTTCACCGTAGAAGATCGCGATAAGGATAGCAGTACTTATTCTATTCGTTATATTGATCCAGAGGCGAATGGAAAAAGCAGTTTTTGGAATAAGCTGTTTGGTGATAAAACTGAACCCACTTCTCAAGAGTATTTTATTAATTTGCTCAAGGAAGCGAATTTTACCCGCGTTGTCGTTAAAGACAACCACGGTCAGTTGATAACGAGCAAAATAGCAGAAAAAATCTTGAGTTTATTACACGAACAACTGCAATGA
- a CDS encoding dolichyl-phosphate beta-D-mannosyltransferase: MKNKYPNFRIELLILDDNSNDGTEQLPELNQPWIYLTIRKENRGLSQAIINGLKLARHDIVVVMDADLSHPPEKIPEMIQHLNQGADFVIGSRYVTGASIDGKWGIFRCLIVNWQPYYSKAGIK; the protein is encoded by the coding sequence TTGAAAAATAAATATCCTAACTTTAGGATTGAATTATTGATTTTGGATGATAACAGTAACGATGGCACTGAACAATTGCCTGAATTGAATCAACCATGGATATATCTAACTATACGGAAAGAAAATCGAGGGCTGAGTCAAGCTATTATTAACGGACTAAAGCTTGCCAGACATGACATTGTTGTTGTTATGGATGCCGATCTAAGCCATCCACCAGAAAAAATTCCGGAAATGATTCAGCATTTAAATCAAGGCGCAGATTTCGTAATCGGCTCACGTTATGTCACTGGTGCTTCGATTGATGGCAAGTGGGGGATCTTTCGTTGCTTAATAGTAAATTGGCAACCTTACTATAGCAAAGCTGGTATAAAATGA
- a CDS encoding bifunctional protein hldE, protein MNTVIPAFQFARILIIGDVMLDRYWYGDTTRISPEAPVPVVHIKQQAERPGGAGNVALNIRAVGGQVTLISVTGTDSAATSILTQLTAAGIHCAFIQLAEIPTVTKLRVLSRHQQLIRLDFEDNLVQFDTQLVPMQMQRYLDNADIVILSDYNKGALPDPAVLIQLAKAANKLILVDPKGRDFTKYQGATLITPNLAEFEAVVGTCSTLNQLVAKGEALREQLNLQALLITRSQEGMTLLRSGYPPLHLPAHAREVFDVTGAGDTVIGILAAGLAVAQDWVSATALANLAAGLVVTKLGAATVSIAELEHALHFQTNKGIYDQVSLIAAVKAAKANHETIVMTNGCFDILHAGHIRYLTQAKQLGDHLIVAINDDDSVRRLKGNNRPVNTLEKRIAVLNALECVDWIIPFAEDTPEKLICQILPDVLVKGGDYQIQQIAGSDCVLAQGGRVLVLDLMANCSTTAIIAALQNSTLGDR, encoded by the coding sequence ATGAATACGGTTATTCCAGCGTTTCAATTCGCTCGCATTTTAATTATCGGTGATGTCATGCTTGACCGTTACTGGTATGGTGACACCACGCGAATTTCTCCAGAAGCCCCCGTACCAGTAGTTCATATTAAACAACAAGCAGAACGACCCGGTGGTGCTGGTAATGTGGCTTTAAATATTCGTGCTGTCGGTGGACAGGTTACTCTCATTAGCGTTACCGGGACCGATTCGGCTGCAACTAGCATATTGACTCAATTAACGGCGGCTGGCATACATTGTGCGTTTATTCAACTGGCTGAAATACCAACAGTAACTAAATTACGCGTATTGAGTCGTCATCAACAACTGATTCGGCTCGATTTTGAAGACAACTTGGTTCAGTTCGATACCCAGTTAGTACCAATGCAGATGCAACGCTATCTTGACAATGCGGATATCGTGATTTTATCTGATTATAATAAAGGTGCTTTACCCGATCCAGCGGTTTTGATTCAACTGGCCAAAGCGGCGAATAAACTCATTTTGGTTGATCCCAAGGGTCGTGATTTTACTAAATATCAGGGAGCAACCCTGATAACGCCTAATTTAGCCGAATTTGAAGCGGTAGTCGGAACTTGTTCCACCTTAAACCAATTAGTTGCAAAAGGAGAAGCATTACGCGAACAGTTAAATTTGCAAGCACTACTCATTACCCGTAGTCAAGAGGGCATGACACTCTTGCGTTCCGGTTATCCACCTTTACACTTACCCGCCCATGCTCGGGAAGTATTTGATGTCACTGGTGCGGGCGATACCGTGATAGGAATTTTAGCGGCTGGATTGGCAGTTGCTCAAGATTGGGTCAGTGCCACTGCATTAGCTAATCTCGCTGCCGGGTTAGTGGTAACCAAATTGGGCGCAGCGACAGTCAGTATCGCCGAACTGGAACACGCTTTACATTTCCAAACGAATAAAGGAATATACGACCAAGTGAGCCTAATTGCCGCTGTTAAGGCTGCTAAAGCCAATCATGAAACCATTGTGATGACTAATGGCTGTTTTGATATTTTGCACGCTGGGCACATTCGCTATTTAACGCAAGCCAAACAACTGGGTGATCACTTAATTGTAGCTATCAACGATGACGATTCGGTCCGCCGCTTGAAAGGCAATAATCGCCCGGTAAACACTTTGGAAAAACGGATAGCAGTATTAAATGCACTCGAATGTGTTGATTGGATAATCCCCTTTGCGGAAGATACCCCAGAAAAGCTGATTTGTCAGATTCTACCTGATGTTTTAGTCAAAGGCGGCGATTATCAAATTCAGCAAATTGCGGGTAGTGACTGTGTATTAGCACAAGGTGGGCGGGTATTGGTTTTGGATCTGATGGCAAATTGTTCAACTACCGCTATCATTGCGGCCCTACAAAATTCAACCCTAGGAGATAGATAA
- a CDS encoding membrane protein, translating into MDNLDSKRIVDTIVILCKRINERFPQSGLSSLCLELRTIAQESTSRCEWIEKPHWLLRMGIGFIIILFIFTLLTIVRSAVNFSAIHDLKLVDFLQLLDAGMNSIILIGAALLFVITVETRRKRQRAIKAIHQLRVLAHVIDMYQLTKDPERIVRNRTQWTSSSPRETMTAFELTRYLTYCSEMLSLVGKIAALYVQDFQDAIVLEAVNDVETLTTGLSQKIWQKILILHRLKEQNSATTTTTQSKNE; encoded by the coding sequence ATGGATAACTTAGATTCAAAGCGGATTGTTGATACGATTGTCATTCTTTGTAAACGAATTAACGAACGTTTTCCTCAATCTGGACTAAGTAGCCTCTGCTTGGAATTGCGTACCATTGCCCAAGAATCCACTTCACGTTGCGAGTGGATTGAAAAACCACATTGGCTACTTCGTATGGGTATCGGCTTCATCATCATTCTATTTATTTTCACTTTGTTAACCATTGTTCGATCAGCGGTCAACTTTTCAGCCATTCATGACCTTAAATTAGTCGATTTCTTACAACTATTGGACGCTGGCATGAATAGCATCATCCTGATTGGTGCGGCGCTGTTATTTGTCATTACCGTTGAAACCCGAAGAAAACGTCAACGCGCTATTAAAGCCATTCATCAACTTCGCGTCCTAGCGCATGTTATTGATATGTACCAATTAACTAAGGATCCAGAACGGATTGTTCGCAATCGAACTCAATGGACTTCTTCTTCACCGCGGGAAACAATGACTGCTTTTGAGTTAACCCGTTACTTAACTTACTGTAGTGAAATGCTCTCGTTGGTAGGGAAAATAGCGGCGCTTTATGTACAAGATTTTCAAGACGCTATCGTGTTAGAAGCCGTCAATGATGTCGAAACACTGACCACCGGTTTATCCCAAAAAATCTGGCAAAAAATTCTTATTCTCCATCGGTTAAAAGAGCAAAACTCTGCGACCACCACGACCACCCAATCAAAAAACGAATAG
- a CDS encoding phosphoenolpyruvate carboxykinase, with protein sequence MRDSRPEYHSSYSLENHGLSNLNDIYWNLNTPALYEQIIRRGEGIITHLGPIMVRTGHHTGRSANDKFIVQEPTTEKDIRWGKINRPLAPDKFEQLQRHIEWHLQTQDVYVQDCFVGASPRHRLPIRIITQYAWHNLFARNMFLQATAEELLNHVPEFTVINAPRFHASPTLDGTNSETFIIINFAKKLVLIGGTSYAGEIKKSIFTIMNYLMPHKEVLPMHCAANMNTAGETALFFGLSGTGKTTLSADSSKTLIGDDEHGWDEEGIFNFEGGCYAKLINLSPEAEPEIYETTRRFGSILENVSVNAHNRRVDLMDASVTENTRGSYPISHVPNATRTGLGSHPQNVIFLSADAFGVLPPLAKLTRAQAMYHFLSGYTAKVAGTEKGVTEPQPNFSTCYGAPFMPMHPQRYAELLGKKLKEHQAEIWLINTGWIGGPYGVGHRIKIAYTRAMVNAVLDGKLKDVPSEQEPFFGLQVPKHCPGVPAEILNTRNTWANKADYDAQAKKLAHMFAENFKQYADQATPEILAAGPSV encoded by the coding sequence ATGCGAGATAGTCGCCCTGAATATCACAGTAGTTATAGCCTGGAAAATCATGGCTTATCCAACTTGAATGATATTTATTGGAATTTAAATACCCCTGCTTTATACGAGCAAATTATCCGTCGTGGCGAAGGGATCATTACCCATTTAGGTCCTATTATGGTTCGCACTGGACATCATACCGGTCGTTCCGCTAACGATAAATTCATCGTTCAAGAACCAACTACCGAAAAAGACATTCGGTGGGGTAAGATTAATCGTCCCCTGGCACCAGATAAATTTGAACAACTCCAACGTCACATCGAATGGCATTTACAAACGCAAGACGTTTACGTTCAAGACTGCTTTGTAGGAGCGTCGCCAAGACACCGTTTACCCATTCGCATTATTACGCAATATGCTTGGCATAACTTATTTGCGCGTAATATGTTTCTTCAAGCGACAGCAGAAGAATTACTCAATCATGTCCCGGAGTTTACCGTTATTAATGCGCCACGCTTCCACGCGAGTCCAACTCTCGATGGAACCAATTCGGAAACCTTTATTATCATTAATTTTGCTAAGAAGTTAGTGTTAATTGGGGGTACCAGTTATGCGGGAGAAATTAAGAAATCGATTTTCACGATCATGAATTATCTGATGCCTCATAAAGAGGTGTTACCGATGCACTGTGCGGCTAATATGAATACCGCTGGTGAAACCGCCCTTTTCTTTGGCTTGAGCGGTACCGGCAAAACGACATTATCGGCCGATTCTTCTAAAACACTCATTGGTGATGACGAACACGGTTGGGATGAAGAAGGTATTTTCAATTTTGAAGGCGGATGCTACGCCAAATTGATTAACTTATCCCCGGAAGCGGAACCCGAGATTTATGAAACCACCCGCCGCTTTGGCAGCATTTTAGAAAATGTCTCGGTTAATGCCCATAACCGTCGTGTTGATCTTATGGATGCTTCCGTGACAGAAAATACGCGTGGTTCTTATCCAATCAGTCATGTTCCTAATGCCACCCGAACGGGTTTAGGTAGTCATCCCCAGAATGTTATTTTCCTCTCAGCAGATGCGTTTGGCGTATTACCACCGCTAGCTAAGCTAACGCGTGCTCAAGCGATGTACCACTTCCTTTCTGGTTACACCGCTAAAGTGGCGGGAACCGAAAAAGGCGTCACTGAACCACAGCCCAACTTCAGTACTTGCTATGGCGCACCTTTCATGCCAATGCACCCCCAACGCTATGCCGAATTACTGGGTAAAAAGCTAAAAGAACACCAAGCCGAAATTTGGCTCATCAATACTGGCTGGATTGGTGGTCCCTATGGGGTCGGTCACCGTATCAAGATTGCTTATACCCGAGCGATGGTTAATGCGGTACTCGATGGAAAATTGAAAGATGTGCCCTCAGAACAAGAACCTTTCTTTGGTTTACAAGTGCCCAAGCACTGTCCAGGTGTACCCGCTGAAATCCTCAATACCCGCAACACTTGGGCTAATAAGGCGGATTACGATGCTCAAGCTAAAAAATTAGCCCATATGTTTGCAGAGAATTTTAAGCAATACGCTGACCAAGCCACACCAGAAATTCTGGCTGCTGGACCTTCGGTGTAA
- a CDS encoding transposase: MPRRHGYSPLGQRGVGEQDWGAKGRTNVIGALLAGLLLTVTWLMGNVNSEVFFTWITQDLLPKLPSKRVIVMDNASFHNRLDIQKAYTSCRQVLLFLPPYSPQLNPIEPKWAQAKAIRKQKHGSISDIFTLYEI, translated from the coding sequence ATGCCGCGTCGACACGGTTATTCACCCCTGGGCCAAAGGGGTGTTGGTGAACAAGATTGGGGAGCCAAAGGACGTACCAACGTCATTGGGGCATTATTAGCCGGTTTATTACTCACCGTGACTTGGTTGATGGGCAACGTGAATTCAGAGGTGTTCTTCACTTGGATAACACAAGATTTATTACCTAAACTCCCTTCAAAAAGGGTCATAGTTATGGATAATGCGAGTTTTCATAACCGATTAGATATTCAAAAGGCTTATACGTCATGCCGTCAGGTTCTACTCTTTTTACCACCTTATTCGCCTCAATTGAACCCAATTGAACCTAAATGGGCACAAGCTAAAGCGATTCGTAAACAAAAACATGGTTCTATTTCTGATATTTTTACTCTCTATGAAATTTAA
- a CDS encoding ADP-L-glycero-D-manno-heptose-6-epimerase, which produces MIIVTGGAGFIGSNIIKALNQQGHKKILVVDDLTDGQKFKNLVDCDIFDYQEKDAFLKRILTHEYFGPSIEACFHQGACSNTTEWNGRHMMINNYDYSKVMLHYCLARKVPFFYASSAAVYGRSTVFKEERCFETPINVYGYSKFLFDQYIRQILETATSQVVGLRYFNVYGPREQHKGKMASVAYHFNQQLRVEQEVKLFEGGEGYAAGEQRRDFVYVGDVATVNLWFMDHPKKSGIFNVGTGRSQSFNEVAQAIINWHHHGKIKYIPFPDNLKNYYQSFTQADITALREIGYDQPFKTVEEGIAEYLDWLNATEK; this is translated from the coding sequence ATGATTATTGTGACGGGCGGAGCCGGATTTATTGGTAGTAACATCATTAAAGCACTTAATCAACAGGGTCACAAAAAAATATTAGTGGTAGATGACCTGACCGATGGTCAGAAATTTAAAAATCTAGTTGATTGTGATATTTTTGATTATCAAGAAAAAGATGCTTTTTTAAAACGGATTTTAACTCACGAATACTTTGGTCCATCGATAGAAGCCTGTTTTCACCAAGGTGCCTGTTCTAATACGACTGAGTGGAACGGACGTCATATGATGATCAATAATTATGATTATTCTAAAGTAATGCTACATTATTGTTTAGCGAGAAAGGTGCCTTTTTTTTATGCCTCGAGTGCCGCCGTTTATGGCAGAAGTACCGTATTTAAAGAAGAACGCTGCTTTGAAACACCCATTAATGTATATGGTTATTCTAAATTCTTATTTGATCAGTATATCCGCCAAATTTTAGAAACCGCTACGTCTCAAGTCGTTGGCTTACGTTACTTTAATGTCTATGGTCCTCGGGAACAACATAAAGGCAAAATGGCGAGTGTGGCTTACCACTTTAATCAGCAATTACGAGTTGAGCAAGAAGTTAAATTATTTGAAGGGGGTGAGGGTTATGCTGCGGGTGAACAACGCCGTGATTTTGTGTATGTAGGCGATGTGGCTACGGTGAATTTATGGTTTATGGACCACCCGAAAAAATCGGGAATTTTTAACGTCGGTACTGGTCGAAGCCAAAGTTTTAATGAAGTCGCACAAGCCATTATCAATTGGCATCATCACGGTAAAATTAAATATATTCCTTTTCCTGACAATCTAAAAAATTATTATCAAAGCTTCACTCAAGCTGATATTACTGCCTTACGTGAAATTGGTTACGATCAACCCTTTAAAACCGTCGAAGAGGGGATAGCCGAATATTTGGATTGGTTAAATGCTACCGAAAAGTAA
- a CDS encoding disulfide interchange protein DsbE, which produces MLRYLLPLTLFIILAIFLFIGLRLNPRDIGSTRIDKPAPPFALPQLLDNTKTLSQQDFMGKVSLFNVWASWCVSCRYEHPLLMQLAQQGYTIYSLNYKDKLADAKTVLARSGNPYVATAVDDKGQVAIDWGVTGTPETFIIDKQGIVRYKQTGPLTTELWEQEILPLIKKLAAGK; this is translated from the coding sequence ATGTTGCGTTATTTACTGCCACTCACTCTTTTTATTATCTTAGCTATTTTCTTATTCATTGGTTTAAGGTTAAATCCACGCGACATCGGCTCTACTCGAATTGATAAACCAGCACCACCCTTTGCTTTACCACAACTGCTAGACAATACTAAAACGCTCTCTCAGCAAGATTTTATGGGGAAAGTATCGCTGTTTAATGTTTGGGCATCCTGGTGTGTTTCCTGTCGCTATGAACACCCCTTATTGATGCAATTAGCCCAACAAGGCTACACCATTTATAGCTTAAATTATAAAGACAAACTAGCAGATGCCAAAACTGTATTAGCTCGCAGTGGTAATCCTTATGTCGCTACTGCGGTTGATGACAAGGGACAAGTGGCTATCGATTGGGGGGTTACCGGCACACCCGAAACTTTTATTATTGATAAGCAAGGAATAGTCCGTTACAAACAGACTGGGCCATTGACAACCGAATTATGGGAGCAGGAAATTCTACCGCTGATTAAAAAATTAGCAGCCGGCAAATGA
- a CDS encoding transposase → MTYSIDFRKKVLSIKEQENLTLSEVSKRFGVGQASVVRWSKDIESQRTRNNPPTKINWEALAQDVDEHPESYQYERAARFGVSRQGIAYALKKLKISRKKKPSTTHKHSRASKLK, encoded by the coding sequence ATGACCTATTCAATTGATTTTAGGAAAAAAGTGTTATCCATCAAAGAACAAGAAAATCTAACCTTATCAGAAGTCTCCAAACGATTTGGGGTTGGCCAAGCGAGTGTAGTTAGATGGTCTAAAGATATTGAGAGCCAACGAACTCGAAATAACCCCCCGACCAAAATCAACTGGGAGGCTTTAGCTCAAGATGTCGATGAACATCCCGAGAGTTATCAGTATGAGCGTGCGGCACGTTTTGGTGTGAGCCGACAAGGGATTGCTTATGCGTTAAAGAAATTAAAGATTTCCCGTAAAAAAAAACCTTCAACCACCCACAAGCACAGCAGAGCTTCCAAACTCAAATAG
- a CDS encoding transposase — protein MTKIKIIEEGADLKRQLQKETRGRQKERLQALYLLKTGQVQNATELPYLLGRSDSTIKNGLKIYRHRGLNGLLELQHGGGKSLSLSNPVLTPLQERRRNPQGFSDYQAIQTWLTTTYGIDIPYKTLWGIVHNRLQAHPQVVRPQSQARNESMVAEFEKKSQAIKYFSYSPSL, from the coding sequence ATGACTAAAATAAAGATAATAGAAGAAGGAGCCGATCTTAAAAGACAGCTACAAAAAGAAACCCGAGGCCGACAAAAAGAACGCCTCCAAGCCTTATATTTACTGAAAACGGGCCAAGTCCAGAATGCCACTGAACTCCCGTATTTACTGGGTAGAAGTGACTCAACCATCAAAAATGGGTTAAAAATTTATCGACACCGAGGTCTGAATGGCTTGCTCGAACTCCAACACGGCGGCGGGAAAAGTCTCTCACTTTCCAACCCCGTTTTAACCCCTCTCCAAGAACGCCGGAGAAACCCTCAAGGATTCAGTGATTATCAAGCCATTCAAACCTGGTTAACGACGACTTACGGCATAGATATTCCTTATAAAACTCTCTGGGGCATCGTTCACAACCGGCTTCAAGCCCATCCTCAAGTAGTACGTCCTCAAAGCCAAGCACGTAATGAATCAATGGTGGCTGAGTTTGAAAAAAAAAGCCAAGCGATTAAGTACTTTAGCTACTCTCCATCACTATGA
- a CDS encoding glycosyltransferase involved in cell wall biogenesis, protein MSGFFALNRTSFERYQKRFNPTGYKIGLELLVKCHYQEVHEIPIHFADRQYGVSKLSIKEQLRYIQHLYQLFIYRYSDEYRKG, encoded by the coding sequence ATGTCCGGTTTTTTTGCTTTGAATCGGACCAGTTTTGAACGGTATCAAAAGAGGTTTAATCCTACTGGTTATAAAATTGGCTTGGAGTTGTTAGTCAAATGTCACTACCAAGAGGTTCATGAAATACCAATTCATTTTGCCGATCGGCAATACGGTGTAAGTAAACTATCAATTAAAGAACAGTTACGCTATATCCAACATTTATATCAGTTATTTATTTATCGTTATAGCGACGAGTATAGGAAGGGTTGA